A section of the Bifidobacterium sp. ESL0728 genome encodes:
- a CDS encoding ABC transporter substrate-binding protein codes for MKKKGLALAAVVCSAAMLLSACGGSGSGSSSSSSSNGGKDVISIFNTEPQNTLIPGNTNETGGGMVLRGLFSQLVRFDAKGNPVNDEAQSIKPNADGTQYTITIKSGHKFSDGTPLKAENFTKAWSYVANAKNAQKCSSFFSTIKGYKDLQKADSLKGDEQLSGLKVVNDTTFTVDLESPDATFPIKVGYSGFAPLPDSFFKDPKAFGNKPVGNGPYKFDSWNHNTDIKILKNPYYKGDDKPQNDGVDFRIYTKSSAAYADIQAGHLDGMNAIPPEDTKSFQTDSNLQAYNKPGSSIQQFTIPSDLPHFQTGTEEGTLRRQAISMSIDRNTIVKKVLNGTGEPAHEFTAPVIPGYSATLKGNENLKYNPNKAKELWAKANAISKDTDTLKLAYNSDGTSKPVFDAMVNSINNTLGSSVAATDPLPTFQEFRDAISNRKVKGGFRSGWMPDYPSAENYLVQNFATSAGHGNGSNDGDYSNPKFDDLLNKAYAAKSVDEANQYYQQAQEVLLNDLPAIPLYYMANDGVAAKGVKGFAIDWQSYPTFIQMHK; via the coding sequence ATGAAGAAGAAAGGTCTGGCCCTCGCAGCTGTTGTCTGCTCAGCGGCCATGCTCCTTAGCGCCTGTGGTGGCTCCGGCTCCGGCTCTTCGTCGAGTTCATCGTCCAATGGTGGCAAAGACGTCATTTCGATTTTCAATACAGAACCCCAAAACACCCTGATCCCGGGCAACACCAACGAAACCGGCGGCGGCATGGTCTTAAGAGGCCTCTTCTCGCAGCTGGTCCGCTTCGATGCCAAGGGCAACCCCGTCAACGACGAAGCGCAGTCCATCAAGCCGAACGCCGATGGCACGCAATATACCATCACGATCAAGAGCGGCCACAAGTTCAGCGACGGCACCCCGCTCAAGGCCGAGAACTTCACCAAGGCATGGAGCTACGTGGCCAACGCGAAGAACGCGCAGAAGTGCTCGTCCTTCTTCTCCACGATCAAGGGCTACAAGGACCTGCAGAAGGCTGATTCGCTCAAGGGCGACGAGCAGCTTTCCGGTCTGAAAGTCGTCAACGACACCACCTTCACCGTCGATCTGGAGTCCCCGGACGCCACCTTCCCGATCAAGGTCGGCTATTCCGGTTTCGCGCCGCTTCCCGATTCCTTCTTCAAGGATCCGAAGGCCTTCGGCAACAAGCCCGTCGGCAACGGTCCGTACAAGTTCGATTCCTGGAACCACAACACCGACATCAAGATTTTGAAGAACCCTTATTACAAGGGTGACGACAAGCCGCAGAACGACGGCGTTGACTTCAGGATCTACACCAAGTCGAGCGCTGCCTATGCCGATATTCAGGCCGGGCACCTTGACGGCATGAACGCCATCCCGCCGGAGGACACCAAGAGCTTCCAGACGGATTCGAACCTTCAGGCCTACAACAAGCCTGGTTCCTCGATCCAGCAGTTCACCATTCCTTCCGACCTCCCTCATTTCCAGACCGGCACCGAGGAAGGCACGCTGCGTCGTCAGGCCATCTCCATGTCCATCGACCGCAACACCATCGTCAAGAAGGTGCTCAACGGCACCGGCGAGCCCGCACACGAGTTCACCGCTCCGGTGATCCCGGGCTATTCCGCAACGCTCAAGGGCAACGAGAACCTCAAATACAACCCCAACAAGGCCAAGGAACTCTGGGCCAAGGCCAATGCAATCTCGAAGGACACCGATACGCTGAAGCTCGCCTACAACTCCGACGGCACCTCCAAGCCGGTTTTCGACGCGATGGTCAACTCCATCAACAACACCCTTGGTTCAAGTGTGGCCGCCACGGATCCTCTGCCCACCTTCCAGGAATTCCGTGACGCCATCTCCAACCGCAAGGTCAAGGGCGGCTTCCGTTCCGGCTGGATGCCTGATTATCCGTCCGCCGAGAACTATCTGGTCCAGAACTTCGCGACCTCCGCAGGCCACGGCAATGGCTCCAACGACGGCGATTACAGTAACCCGAAGTTCGATGATCTGCTCAACAAGGCCTATGCGGCCAAGTCCGTCGATGAGGCGAACCAGTACTATCAGCAGGCTCAGGAAGTCCTGCTGAACGACCTGCCGGCCATCCCGCTGTATTACATGGCGAATGACGGCGTGGCAGCCAAGGGCGTCAAGGGCTTCGCCATTGATTGGCAGTCCTACCCGACCTTCATCCAGATGCACAAGTGA